GCCGGGCAGCTGGCGCGGCCTGCTGCCGGTGGCGACGACGAGGCCGCGCCGGGCGCGCAGCTCGACGGGCGCCGTGAGCTCGCCGCCCGGCACGGGGGTGACCTCGACCGTGCGCGGGGAGGTGACCCGGCCCGTGCCGGCGAAGAGCGCGACCTTCTCCTGGGCGAGGTGGCCGAGCAGGCCCCGGTAGTTCCGCTCGACGATGTCGTCGCGTGTCGCCCCGAGGGCCTTGGCGTCGACGCGGGTGACCTGCGACGCGATCCCCCACCGCCGGGCGCCGTCCTCGATCGCCTCGCGCACGCTCGCGGCGTGCAGGAGCGCCTTGCTCGGGATGCAGCCCCGGTGGAGGCAGGTCCCGCCGACGAGGTCCCGCTCGACGAGGGCAGCGCGCAGCCCGAGGCCGCTCGCGCGCAGCGCGGCCGAGTAGCCACCCGTGCCGCCGCCGAGCACGACGACGTCGAACTCCTCCGAACGGTGCTCGCCCATGCGCGACCTCCCCGTCGCCGGCCGGACCGCGACCGACGGCCGCGACAGACCGTACCCGGGAACGGCGCGCGTCGCCCACCTGGCCGGCCCGCGCCGGCGATCGGTAACAATGGGCCCGTGCGCGTCCGGGAGATCATGACCACGCCCGTCGTGACCGTCCCGCCCGACGCCCCCGTGGGCGAGATCGCGCAGCTCCTCGTCCGGCGCCGGATCAGCGCGGTCCCGGTCGTCGACGCCGCCGGGGCTCCGATCGGGATCGTGAGCGAGCACGACCTGCTCGCCCGGACCGGAGCGAGCGCCGCCGAGGTGATGACCTCGGCGCTCATCACCGTGAGCGAGGAGACCGACGTCGAGGACGTGCGCCACCTCCTCCTCGAGCGGCGCATCCGGCGCGTGCCCGTCATGCGCGCCGGGAGGCTCGTCGGGATCGTGAGCCGCGCCGACCTCGTCGCGACGCTCGCGACCGAGTGGGTCTGCCAGGTCTGCGGCGAGCCGGTGCGTTCCACCGAGGCGCCGCAGGGCTGCCCGCGCTGCCTCGGCGGCCGGGAGCGCTTCGTCCTCCAAGAGCAGCCCCCGGGGAGCTGAGCGTGCGGCGGAGGGCAGGGCAGGGGCGGACAGGCGAGGAAGCCGGCGAGGCACCTGGCGCCGAGAGGGCCGTGCCGGCCGAGCTCGCGGGCGAGAAGCCGGAGGTCCTCGTCGGGTACTACCGGCAGATGGCGCTCATCCGGGCGTTCGAGCTGCGCGCCGCCGAGATGTACGCGAAGGCTCGCATCGGCGGCTACTGCCACCTCAACCTCGGCGAGGAGGCGACCGTCGTCGGCCTCGTCGACGCGCTCGAGGCCCGCGACTACCTCTTCGCCACCTACCGCGAGCACGGCTACGCGCTGGCGCGCGGCGTCGAGCCCGGGCGCGTCATGGCCGAGCTGTTCGGACGGGCGACGGGCGTCTCGGGGGGCTGGGGTGGCTCGATGCACCTGTTCGACGCGGCTCGGCGTCTCCTCGGCGGGTACGGCATCGTCGGCGGCCAGCTGCCTCCCGCGACCGGCGCGGCGCTCGCCATCGCCTACCGAAGCGAGCCGGGTCCACAGGCCGAGGCCGTGGTGTGCCTGCTCGGCGACGGGGCCACGAACACCGGGGCGTTCCACGAGTCGCTCAACCTGGCGGCGATCTGGAAGCTCCCGATCGTCTACGTGTGCGTGAACAACGGCCTCGGCATGGGCACGCCGGTCGAGGCCGCGTCGGGCGAGCCGGAGCTGTACCGGCGCGGCTGCTCCTACCGCATCGTCGGCGAGCGGGTCGACGGGAACGACCCCCTCGCGGTGCGGGACGCGGCCCGGCGCGCCCTCGAGGCGGCGCGCGAGCAGCGCCAGCCCCGCCTCCTCGAGGCCGTGAGCTACCGCCTGCGCGGCCACTCGGTCGTCGACCCCGCCCGCTACCGCAGCCGGGAGGAGACCGAGCGGCTGCGTGCCCTCGACCCGCTGCCGGCGTGGCGCTCCCGCCTCATCGCGGCGGGGATCCTCAGCCTCGAGGAGGCCCAGCGCATCGACGCCGAGGCGGAGGAGGCCGTGTCCGCCGCGGTGGCCTTCGCCGAGGAGAGCCCGGACCCGCCGGTCTCGGAGCTCTTCGCCCACGCCTACGCGACGCCGGTGGCGAACGCGCCACGCGCCCTCCCGGGCGACCCCCTCCCCACCGAGAGACCCTGAGGAACGCTCGATGGCGGAGATGAGCTACCGGCAGGCGCTCCACGACGCGCTGCGCGCCGAGATGCTGCGCGACGAGGCGGTGTTCCTCATCGGCGAGGAGATCGGCGTCTTCGAGGGCTCCTACAAGATCACGGCCGGGCTCCTCGCCGAGTTCGGCCCGCGACGCGTGCGCGACACCCCGATCAGCGAGGCGGGCTTCGTCGGGGCGGCCGTCGGCGCGGCGATGCTCGG
The nucleotide sequence above comes from Acidimicrobiales bacterium. Encoded proteins:
- the pdhA gene encoding pyruvate dehydrogenase (acetyl-transferring) E1 component subunit alpha, which gives rise to MPAELAGEKPEVLVGYYRQMALIRAFELRAAEMYAKARIGGYCHLNLGEEATVVGLVDALEARDYLFATYREHGYALARGVEPGRVMAELFGRATGVSGGWGGSMHLFDAARRLLGGYGIVGGQLPPATGAALAIAYRSEPGPQAEAVVCLLGDGATNTGAFHESLNLAAIWKLPIVYVCVNNGLGMGTPVEAASGEPELYRRGCSYRIVGERVDGNDPLAVRDAARRALEAAREQRQPRLLEAVSYRLRGHSVVDPARYRSREETERLRALDPLPAWRSRLIAAGILSLEEAQRIDAEAEEAVSAAVAFAEESPDPPVSELFAHAYATPVANAPRALPGDPLPTERP
- a CDS encoding CBS domain-containing protein, yielding MRVREIMTTPVVTVPPDAPVGEIAQLLVRRRISAVPVVDAAGAPIGIVSEHDLLARTGASAAEVMTSALITVSEETDVEDVRHLLLERRIRRVPVMRAGRLVGIVSRADLVATLATEWVCQVCGEPVRSTEAPQGCPRCLGGRERFVLQEQPPGS